In Citrus sinensis cultivar Valencia sweet orange chromosome 2, DVS_A1.0, whole genome shotgun sequence, a single genomic region encodes these proteins:
- the LOC102609816 gene encoding ubiquitin-conjugating enzyme E2 36 produces MASGNLPRRIVKETQRLLSEPAPGISASPAEDNMRYFNVMILGPSQSPYEGGVFKLELFLPEDYPMSAPKVRFLTKIYHPNIDKLGRICLDILKDKWSPALQIRTVLLSIQALLSAPNPDDPLSDNIAKHWKADETEAVETAKEWTRLYASDG; encoded by the exons ATGGCTAGTGGCAACCTCCCTCGCAGAATTGTCAAG GAAACCCAGCGGCTGCTCAGTGAACCAG CTCCGGGCATTAGTGCTTCTCCTGCCGAAGACAACATGCGATATTTTAATGTAATGATTCTTGGTCCATCTCAGTCTCCTTATGAAG GTGGGGTTTTCAAGTTGGAGTTGTTTTTGCCTGAAGATTATCCAATGTCCGCTCCTAAG GTTCGATTTCTGACCAAAATATATCATCCTAACATAGACAAG CTTGGAAGGATATGCCTTGATATTTTGAAAGATAAATGGAGTCCCGCCCTGCAAATCCGCACAGTCCTGCTGAG TATCCAAGCTCTTTTGAGTGCTCCGAACCCAGACGATCCACTTTCTGATAACATTGCAAAGCATTGGAAGGCAGATGAGACTGAAGCTGTTGAAACTG CGAAGGAATGGACCCGGTTATATGCAAGTGATGGGTGA
- the LOC102610443 gene encoding inactive TPR repeat-containing thioredoxin TTL3 isoform X2: protein MSHSKKLHTGFGSLTLNDSDKNKPDFKELDLGSPVSPLVTRGGSASSSANGAAAAATSSSSSSSSSSGSASGGKTTAAQLPNSDKNSSHSGELSGFSGSGPTPPRSLKPGHRRSVSAGPPLIYSGSSFSTTSNGSSSCNGNATHSVSSHPNTSNVLPSGNICPSGKILKTGMTCRVSNRTDTLGTGTGNYGHGSIVRSCRSNINNNNNNVKTSNVAVDAEEVKRAGNEMYRKGNFVEALKLYDKAIPMSPENAAYRSNRAATLTALGRLTEAVSDCEEAVRLDPGYNRAHQRLASLYFRLGQVENARHHLCFPGHHPDPNELLKLQSFEKHLNRCAESRKIGDWKTVLRETDAAIAIGVDSSPQLVACKAEAHLKLHQNEDADSCLSNMPKFEHYSPPSQVKFFGMVAEAYVQYIRAQVEMALGRFENAVSSAEKAGLLDYSNVEIASVLTNVKMVVRARTRGNNLFSSRRYSEACSAYGEGLKYDSYNSILYCNRAICWSKMGLWENSIEDCNVALRIQPNYTKALLRRAVSNEKLGRWSEAVRDYEALRRELPGDNEVAESLHNAQVALKKSRGEFVHNMKMSGEVEEISNLEKFKAAISSPGVSLVHFKEASSEKCEEISPFVNLLCVRYPYVHFFKVDVEESLAIAKSEGVRTVPTFKIYKNGEKLKEMINPSHQFLEDSVRGYSL, encoded by the exons ATGTCACATTCGAAGAAACTACACACAGGCTTTGGCTCTCTCACATTGAACGACAGTGACAAAAACAAGCCGGATTTCAAAGAACTCGATCTGGGTTCGCCTGTTTCACCTCTAGTGACGCGTGGCGGCTCAGCCAGCAGTAGCGCAAATGGTGCAGCAGCCGCGGCCACAtcaagcagcagcagcagttcAAGCTCCTCTGGTTCTGCTTCAGGAGGCAAAACAACCGCAGCCCAATTGCCTAACAGTGACAAAAACAGCAGCCACTCCGGCGAGCTCTCGGGATTTTCTGGATCCGGCCCTACGCCGCCACGCAGTTTGAAGCCGGGTCATCGGAGATCAGTCTCTGCTGGCCCTCCGTTGATCTACTCTGGCTCAAGTTTCAGCACTACCAGCAACGGTAGCAGCAGCTGTAACGGTAATGCAACACATTCAGTTTCTTCGCATCCAAACACGAGTAACGTGCTTCCAAGTGGCAACATTTGCCCCTCCGGGAAGATCCTCAAAACTGGGATGACGTGTCGCGTTTCAAACAGGACGGACACTTTGGGTACGGGCACCGGGAACTACGGACACGGCAGTATTGTGCGTAGCTGTAGAAGTAAtatcaataacaataacaataatgtaAAAACGAGTAACGTGGCAGTGGATGCAGAGGAAGTGAAGAGAGCTGGCAATGAGATGTATAGAAAAGGGAATTTCGTTGAGGCTCTGAAGTTGTATGATAAGGCTATACCCATGTCGCCGGAAAACGCTGCGTATCGGAGTAACCGGGCGGCGACTCTGACGGCTTTGGGGAGGCTGACTGAGGCTGTGTCTGACTGCGAGGAGGCTGTGAGGTTGGACCCTGGTTATAACAGGGCTCATCAGAGATTGGCTTCTCTTTATTTTAG ATTAGGGCAGGTTGAAAATGCTCGGCATCACCTCTGTTTTCCTGGGCATCACCCAGATCCAAATGAATTGCTGAAGTTGCAATCATTTGAGAAGCATCTAAACCGATGTGCCGAGAGCAGGAAGATTGGGGATTGGAAGACTGTACTTAGGGAGACTGATGCAGCCATAGCAATTGGAGTAGACTCCTCTCCTCAG CTTGTTGCTTGTAAAGCAGAAGCTCATTTGAAACTCCACCAAAATGAGGATGCAGATTCTTGCCTATCAAACATGCCTAAATTTGAACACTACTCTCCTCCCTCACAAGTTAAGTTTTTCGGTATGGTTGCTGAAGCTTATGTTCAATATATCCGAGCTCAGGTTGAGATGGCACTAGGAAG ATTTGAGAATGCAGTTTCATCAGCAGAGAAAGCTGGGCTTCTTGATTACAGTAATGTAGAGATTGCATCAGTGTTAACCAATGTGAAAATGGTGGTAAGGGCTCGTACTCGTGGTAATAATCTTTTCAGTTCTAGAAGATATTCCGAAGCCTGCTCAGCTTATGGTGAAGGCCTCAAATATGATAGTTACAACTCCATTCTCTATTGCAATAGAGCAATTTGTTGGTCTAAGATGGGATTATGGGAAAATTCCATAGAGGACTGCAATGTAGCCCTCAGAATACAACCAAATTACACCAAGGCTCTTCTTCGCAGGGCTGTCTCAAATGAAAAG CTTGGGCGATGGTCAGAAGCTGTGAGAGATTACGAGGCCTTGAGGAGGGAACTTCCAGGAGACAACGAAGTTGCTGAATCTTTGCACAATGCACAAGTTGCATTAAAGAAATCTCGCGGAGAGTTTGTACATAATATGAAAATGAGTGGTGAGGTAGAGGAGATTTCAAACCTAGAGAAGTTCAAAGCTGCAATATCATCACCTG GTGTTTCATTAGTTCATTTTAAAGAGGCATCCAGTGAAAAGTGTGAAGAAATATCACCATTCGTAAACCTGCTCTGTGTTCGATACCCATATGTGCATTTCTTTAAG GTGGATGTGGAGGAGAGCTTGGCAATAGCAAAATCTGAGGGTGTAAGAACTGTGCCGACTTTTAAGATATACAAGAATGGAGAAAAGTTGAAGGAGATGATCAACCCAAGCCACCAATTCTTGGAGGACTCGGTGAGAGGTTATAGTCTATAG
- the LOC102609533 gene encoding uncharacterized protein LOC102609533 codes for MKEKNEKLYMEKYLEFFASRKQSDLKVEFLNRIISMHGFKRPRLPKNALSEAVSTIDLMNPSRSTLKENISPAMSLTLKQVMEDLNDLTWQECCVTSIKVLNSRQAQGTEDINHNNDNNNIKAFSVASKVSTSKQDVPVSASMTSLYAGFDVGAKPKKKRSNKLAPTSSLYGAAGADEIGDEKANELVPKRKRSKRVGVTFSLA; via the exons atgaaagaaaagaacgAGAAATTGTACATGGAAAAGTACTTGGAATTTTTTGCTTCTCGCAAGCAATCAGATCTCAAAGTCGAGTTTCTCAATCGG ATCATCTCCATGCACGGTTTCAAGAGACCCAGACTTCCTAAG AATGCGCTGAGCGAGGCGGTGAGCACAATCGATCTGATGAATCCATCGCGATCCACGCTGAAGGAGAACATCTCGCCCGCTATGTCCTTGACTCTGAAGCAGGTGATGGAGGACCTAAACGACCTCACTTGGCAAGAGTGCTGCGTCACTTCAATCAAAGTCCTCAACTCGCGCCAAGCCCAAGGCACAGAGGATATTAATCACAACAACGATAACAACAACATAAAAGCTTTCTCTGTTGCCTCCAAAGTTTCAACGTCGAAGCAAGATGTTCCTGTTTCTGCTTCTATGACGTCGTTGTACGCTGGATTTGATGTTGGCGCGAAGCCGAAGAAGAAGAGGTCGAACAAATTGGCTCCAACTTCGTCGTTATATGGCGCCGCTGGAGCTGATGAGATTGGTGATGAGAAGGCCAATGAGTTGGTTCCGAAGAGGAAGAGAAGCAAGCGTGTCGGTGTTACTTTTTCCTTGGCTTGA
- the LOC107174502 gene encoding uncharacterized protein LOC107174502 — protein MAAEKEGGIVKKGHEEGLKLAVSLLKKFELPEGLLPLANVVEVGYVESTGYMWIVQQNKVEHEFKMISKLVSYDTEINGYVDKMKIKKLRGVKAKELMLWPPVSEIRVDDPPTGKIHFKSLAGITKTFPVEAFAAGQ, from the coding sequence ATGGCAGCAGAGAAAGAAGGAGGCATTGTCAAGAAAGGCCATGAAGAAGGCCTGAAATTGGCGGTTTCTCTACTCAAAAAATTTGAGCTCCCCGAAGGGCTGCTTCCCTTGGCCAACGTTGTCGAAGTCGGCTACGTGGAAAGCACGGGGTACATGTGGATTGTGCAGCAAAATAAAGTGGAGCACGAGTTCAAAATGATCAGCAAACTTGTGAGCTACGATACCGAAATTAATGGGTACGTAGATAAGATGAAAATCAAGAAGCTCAGGGGAGTGAAGGCCAAAGAGCTGATGCTTTGGCCTCCGGTGAGTGAAATCAGAGTCGATGACCCACCAACCGGGAAGATTCACTTTAAAAGTCTTGCTGGAATCACCAAGACTTTCCCCGTCGAAGCATTTGCTGCTGGCCAGTGA
- the LOC102610443 gene encoding inactive TPR repeat-containing thioredoxin TTL3 isoform X1 gives MSHSKKLHTGFGSLTLNDSDKNKPDFKELDLGSPVSPLVTRGGSASSSANGAAAAATSSSSSSSSSSGSASGGKTTAAQLPNSDKNSSHSGELSGFSGSGPTPPRSLKPGHRRSVSAGPPLIYSGSSFSTTSNGSSSCNGNATHSVSSHPNTSNVLPSGNICPSGKILKTGMTCRVSNRTDTLGTGTGNYGHGSIVRSCRSNINNNNNNVKTSNVAVDAEEVKRAGNEMYRKGNFVEALKLYDKAIPMSPENAAYRSNRAATLTALGRLTEAVSDCEEAVRLDPGYNRAHQRLASLYFSLSTTSTGFHFRLGQVENARHHLCFPGHHPDPNELLKLQSFEKHLNRCAESRKIGDWKTVLRETDAAIAIGVDSSPQLVACKAEAHLKLHQNEDADSCLSNMPKFEHYSPPSQVKFFGMVAEAYVQYIRAQVEMALGRFENAVSSAEKAGLLDYSNVEIASVLTNVKMVVRARTRGNNLFSSRRYSEACSAYGEGLKYDSYNSILYCNRAICWSKMGLWENSIEDCNVALRIQPNYTKALLRRAVSNEKLGRWSEAVRDYEALRRELPGDNEVAESLHNAQVALKKSRGEFVHNMKMSGEVEEISNLEKFKAAISSPGVSLVHFKEASSEKCEEISPFVNLLCVRYPYVHFFKVDVEESLAIAKSEGVRTVPTFKIYKNGEKLKEMINPSHQFLEDSVRGYSL, from the exons ATGTCACATTCGAAGAAACTACACACAGGCTTTGGCTCTCTCACATTGAACGACAGTGACAAAAACAAGCCGGATTTCAAAGAACTCGATCTGGGTTCGCCTGTTTCACCTCTAGTGACGCGTGGCGGCTCAGCCAGCAGTAGCGCAAATGGTGCAGCAGCCGCGGCCACAtcaagcagcagcagcagttcAAGCTCCTCTGGTTCTGCTTCAGGAGGCAAAACAACCGCAGCCCAATTGCCTAACAGTGACAAAAACAGCAGCCACTCCGGCGAGCTCTCGGGATTTTCTGGATCCGGCCCTACGCCGCCACGCAGTTTGAAGCCGGGTCATCGGAGATCAGTCTCTGCTGGCCCTCCGTTGATCTACTCTGGCTCAAGTTTCAGCACTACCAGCAACGGTAGCAGCAGCTGTAACGGTAATGCAACACATTCAGTTTCTTCGCATCCAAACACGAGTAACGTGCTTCCAAGTGGCAACATTTGCCCCTCCGGGAAGATCCTCAAAACTGGGATGACGTGTCGCGTTTCAAACAGGACGGACACTTTGGGTACGGGCACCGGGAACTACGGACACGGCAGTATTGTGCGTAGCTGTAGAAGTAAtatcaataacaataacaataatgtaAAAACGAGTAACGTGGCAGTGGATGCAGAGGAAGTGAAGAGAGCTGGCAATGAGATGTATAGAAAAGGGAATTTCGTTGAGGCTCTGAAGTTGTATGATAAGGCTATACCCATGTCGCCGGAAAACGCTGCGTATCGGAGTAACCGGGCGGCGACTCTGACGGCTTTGGGGAGGCTGACTGAGGCTGTGTCTGACTGCGAGGAGGCTGTGAGGTTGGACCCTGGTTATAACAGGGCTCATCAGAGATTGGCTTCTCTTTATTTTAG CTTATCCACAACTTCAACTGGATTTCACTTCAGATTAGGGCAGGTTGAAAATGCTCGGCATCACCTCTGTTTTCCTGGGCATCACCCAGATCCAAATGAATTGCTGAAGTTGCAATCATTTGAGAAGCATCTAAACCGATGTGCCGAGAGCAGGAAGATTGGGGATTGGAAGACTGTACTTAGGGAGACTGATGCAGCCATAGCAATTGGAGTAGACTCCTCTCCTCAG CTTGTTGCTTGTAAAGCAGAAGCTCATTTGAAACTCCACCAAAATGAGGATGCAGATTCTTGCCTATCAAACATGCCTAAATTTGAACACTACTCTCCTCCCTCACAAGTTAAGTTTTTCGGTATGGTTGCTGAAGCTTATGTTCAATATATCCGAGCTCAGGTTGAGATGGCACTAGGAAG ATTTGAGAATGCAGTTTCATCAGCAGAGAAAGCTGGGCTTCTTGATTACAGTAATGTAGAGATTGCATCAGTGTTAACCAATGTGAAAATGGTGGTAAGGGCTCGTACTCGTGGTAATAATCTTTTCAGTTCTAGAAGATATTCCGAAGCCTGCTCAGCTTATGGTGAAGGCCTCAAATATGATAGTTACAACTCCATTCTCTATTGCAATAGAGCAATTTGTTGGTCTAAGATGGGATTATGGGAAAATTCCATAGAGGACTGCAATGTAGCCCTCAGAATACAACCAAATTACACCAAGGCTCTTCTTCGCAGGGCTGTCTCAAATGAAAAG CTTGGGCGATGGTCAGAAGCTGTGAGAGATTACGAGGCCTTGAGGAGGGAACTTCCAGGAGACAACGAAGTTGCTGAATCTTTGCACAATGCACAAGTTGCATTAAAGAAATCTCGCGGAGAGTTTGTACATAATATGAAAATGAGTGGTGAGGTAGAGGAGATTTCAAACCTAGAGAAGTTCAAAGCTGCAATATCATCACCTG GTGTTTCATTAGTTCATTTTAAAGAGGCATCCAGTGAAAAGTGTGAAGAAATATCACCATTCGTAAACCTGCTCTGTGTTCGATACCCATATGTGCATTTCTTTAAG GTGGATGTGGAGGAGAGCTTGGCAATAGCAAAATCTGAGGGTGTAAGAACTGTGCCGACTTTTAAGATATACAAGAATGGAGAAAAGTTGAAGGAGATGATCAACCCAAGCCACCAATTCTTGGAGGACTCGGTGAGAGGTTATAGTCTATAG